Proteins encoded by one window of Dioscorea cayenensis subsp. rotundata cultivar TDr96_F1 chromosome 20, TDr96_F1_v2_PseudoChromosome.rev07_lg8_w22 25.fasta, whole genome shotgun sequence:
- the LOC120251093 gene encoding uncharacterized protein LOC120251093 encodes MVRDTLSSPHRRSQNTVFTTISGKQSSSRDEFGSWSALFERHRFLLTMLVVLAFLCTIYLYFAVTLGSSGSCSGLSASEKALCLAKSLNKGKLKFL; translated from the coding sequence ATGGTGCGTGATACTCTATCATCTCCTCACCGACGATCCCAGAACACTGTTTTCACGACCATTTCCGGGAAGCAATCATCGAGCCGTGATGAATTTGGAAGCTGGTCAGCTCTCTTTGAGCGTCACCGGTTTCTACTGACTATGTTAGTGGTCTTGGCATTCCTATGCACCATCTATCTCTACTTTGCTGTAACTTTGGGAAGTTCAGGCTCTTGTTCAGGTCTATCAGCATCTGAGAAGGCATTGTGCCTGGCAAAATCTTTGAACAAGGGTAAATTGAAATTCTTATGA